The genomic window CCGGCGCTGCATGATTGGTACCCCTTGTGTGAAATGGCCCTTAGTAAGCGCAAATCCTCAATGCACGACTGAAAGAAGCCGCCGAGGCGCGCAGCAGCGCTTCGATCCAACGAGTCTGAGAAACCAAGGGCAGCTCGAAGACAGACCGGAGGAGCGCCTGGATTCAGGAAAGATCCGCGTCTGCGACGCGCGACAGGGCTTTGGGAATGCCTGCTTGCATTAGCGCACCTCCCCGATTGAGCGCTCGCGGCGCGTGGCGATTCGAGATGCCTGCCCTGACGCCGCTTGCGCACGTAGACCGTGGACTGGCCGCCCTTTGGGCACGGCAAAGTCATGCGATCACGCTGGAACAATCGATGCGGAAGATCTACCCCGTACCTGGAATTGCAGTCCAGGTCTTCAAAGCATTACTCCTTCGCAGGAACTACTGCTTCGATGGACTACTGCAAGCTCTTCCCTGCACGATCCTAACTTGCGAGGTTCCGTGGCAGCTTGATGAAGATACAGCCCCCACAATTATGCTGCCGCAAAGTCACCCGCTCGCGCACGAGAGGCATTTCCCGCCCGACGGGCGAAATGTAGCCGACCGCGTTAAACTAGCAATTCCTTGGCGTGGGCGTCAAGAAAATTCCGAACGGTTTTTCTTCACCAGGCCAAAGCAGACGAGTTCTGTTACAGCGTCGTTCGGTTGCAACTTCGCGGCGCCGCTGTTACGGTGACAGCTCCTGCCTGACTATTTTCCCGCCCCTGCAGAGGCTCCTTGATGCGTGCCTCACCTGTTACACCCTCCCATCCGCGTTTCGGTCGTCGCGCGGCCCTGCAAGCCGGCGCGATCGGACTTTTGGGTGTGGGCATGAATCACCTGGCGGCGCTGCGCAGCGCTGCAAGCGTGGGAGCACGCGCCCCATCCGCTGCTCCGAGGGCGCGCTCGGTCATCTACATTTTTCTCTCAGGCGGCCTCTCGCAACACGAAAGCTTCGATCCCAAGCCCGCTGCGCCCGATGGCATCCGCGGCGAGTTTCGCTCCATCGCTACGCGCACGCCGGGTATCGAGATCTGCGAGCACTTGCCTGAGCTTGCCAAGCGCAGCCACCGGTGGTCGCTGGTCCGCTCGCTGACTCATCCCTCGAACGATCATTCGTTGGGGCACATGATCATGCTCTCGGGCATGTCCGCCAAGCCCGTGGGCTTCGATCCCGAAAAGCCGAAGTCCTCGGATTGGCCGTCGATCGCCGCCATTGCGGGAGCCGCGAGCAGGCACCTCAACAATCTGCCTCCCGCGGTGGTGCTGCCGGAGCGTTTGGTGCATCGCACGGGCCGCGTCATTCCAGGCCAGTTCGGCGGACAAATGGGAATGCGCCGCGATCCGTGGTTCATCGAAGCTTGCCCGTTCAATCCGAATTCTTACGGGGCCTGGCCGGAGTACGGCTTTCACTTCGAGCGGGGCGGCGAGAATCCGCCCGGCTTCGTTTTTCAAGCGCCGAATTTGTCGCTGCCCGAAGGTCTGGCCGGCGACCGCTTTGAGCGTCGCCTGGCACTGTTGAGTGGGATCGGTCAGCAGCGCGCCGGGCTGGAACGCCTGGCCACGAACGAGAAGTTCGATCGCTACCGTCAGGACGCGATTTCGCTCTTGGCCGACGCATCGGTTAAGCGCGCGATGGACGTCGTCAATGCCGATGCGGGAACCCTCGATCGCTACGGCCGGAACGTGTTTGGCTGGTCGCTCTTGATGGCCAAGCGGCTGGTCGCGGCGGGCGTCAGCCTCGTGCAGGTGAATCTTGGCAACAATGAAACTTGGGACACGCATCAGAGCATGTTCCCGGTGCTCAGGGACAACCTGTTGCCGCCAACCGATCGCGCGCTGGCCGCGCTACTCGACGATCTCGACGCCGAGGGCATGCTCGACAGCACGATGATCGTCATGGCGGGTGAATTCGGTCGCACACCCAAGATTTCGAACTTGCCAGGCGCCAAGCTGCCCGGGCGCGATCATTGGGGCGCCGTGCAGAGCGTCTTTTTCGCCGGCGGTGGCGTGCGAGGTGGCACGGTGATCGGCTCCTCCGATCGCAACGGTGGTTATCCGGCCAGCCAGCCCGTGCGGCCCGAGAACATGGCCGCCACGATCTATCACGCACTGGGCATTCCAGCCACGGCCGCCTGGCATGATTCCGAAGCTCGCCCACACCAGATCTATCACGGGGACCCCATCCCGGGTCTGACGTAGGCCCGCTTGACACCCGTTTTCTGCCGACTGCCGTTTGGCAGCTTGCGGCCATGGCCCTCGATAGGGAAACTGGGCGTTTGGGGCGATTCGGTCATTGTTCGTTTGCGCACCGGGATTTCGATCCTTGCGCCTTGGCATGCGGTTCCTTCTCGTCATCGTTTCGATGCTGTTTTCTTCGGCGGCGACGCTGCGCGCCGAGGATCGCGCGGACCTCGTCATCGCTGATTTCGAGGCGGACGACTATGGCGAGTGGCGCGCCGAGGGAGAGGCATTCGGCGCCGGCCCCGCGCGCGGCACGCTGGCCAATCAAATGGCCGTCAGCGGGTATGAAGGCAAAGGGTTGGTCAATTCCTATCTCGGTGGCGACGGCACGCAGGGCACACTGACCTCGCCCCCGTTCAAGATCGAGCGCCGGTACATCAATTTTCTTGTCG from Pirellulales bacterium includes these protein-coding regions:
- a CDS encoding DUF1501 domain-containing protein, yielding MRASPVTPSHPRFGRRAALQAGAIGLLGVGMNHLAALRSAASVGARAPSAAPRARSVIYIFLSGGLSQHESFDPKPAAPDGIRGEFRSIATRTPGIEICEHLPELAKRSHRWSLVRSLTHPSNDHSLGHMIMLSGMSAKPVGFDPEKPKSSDWPSIAAIAGAASRHLNNLPPAVVLPERLVHRTGRVIPGQFGGQMGMRRDPWFIEACPFNPNSYGAWPEYGFHFERGGENPPGFVFQAPNLSLPEGLAGDRFERRLALLSGIGQQRAGLERLATNEKFDRYRQDAISLLADASVKRAMDVVNADAGTLDRYGRNVFGWSLLMAKRLVAAGVSLVQVNLGNNETWDTHQSMFPVLRDNLLPPTDRALAALLDDLDAEGMLDSTMIVMAGEFGRTPKISNLPGAKLPGRDHWGAVQSVFFAGGGVRGGTVIGSSDRNGGYPASQPVRPENMAATIYHALGIPATAAWHDSEARPHQIYHGDPIPGLT